In the Pirellulales bacterium genome, one interval contains:
- a CDS encoding dolichyl-phosphate beta-glucosyltransferase, giving the protein MQLSIIIPAYNEEQRLPRTLSLLEAFFHGSGAVGPLQLREVVVVDDGSRDATSSVVRTWRGAMPLRLIRLEKNSGKGAASRAGMLAAVGDCCLLYDADAATPVSEIPKLAARMCRDRADLVIGSRVRGRKHNLVSMQWHRRLIGSGYHWLCSALIPGIDDAACGAKLFTRRAAQDLFSRQRIDRFAFDIEVLSMALRRGYTICEMAVRWEAVPGSKVNLLRDTLNMSWCVLKLYVRQALLRDLNDRGAEAANPYGADLMRPETLQP; this is encoded by the coding sequence ATGCAGCTTTCCATCATCATCCCCGCTTACAACGAAGAGCAACGTCTTCCGCGTACGCTTTCGCTCCTAGAAGCGTTCTTCCACGGCTCCGGCGCCGTTGGTCCGTTGCAGCTTCGGGAGGTCGTCGTGGTGGACGACGGCAGCCGCGATGCGACTTCGTCTGTCGTTCGCACTTGGCGAGGAGCGATGCCGCTGCGATTGATTCGACTGGAGAAGAACAGCGGCAAAGGCGCCGCCTCGCGCGCTGGAATGTTGGCGGCCGTAGGTGATTGCTGCTTGCTTTACGACGCGGATGCCGCCACGCCGGTGAGCGAGATTCCCAAACTGGCCGCACGGATGTGCCGGGACCGCGCCGATCTGGTGATCGGTTCCCGTGTCCGCGGCCGAAAACATAATCTCGTGTCGATGCAATGGCATCGTCGCCTGATTGGGAGCGGATACCACTGGCTCTGCTCGGCGCTGATTCCAGGGATCGACGACGCAGCCTGCGGAGCGAAACTGTTCACGCGGCGGGCGGCTCAGGACTTGTTTTCCCGTCAGAGAATCGATCGCTTCGCCTTCGACATTGAAGTGCTTTCCATGGCCCTGCGGCGAGGATATACCATTTGTGAAATGGCGGTTCGTTGGGAGGCCGTTCCGGGTTCCAAGGTAAATCTCCTGCGGGACACGCTGAATATGTCGTGGTGCGTGCTGAAGCTGTACGTGCGACAAGCGCTGCTCCGCGACCTGAACGACCGTGGCGCCGAAGCGGCAAATCCCTACGGTGCTGATCTCATGCGCCCCGAGACCTTGCAACCCTAG